From one Oncorhynchus keta strain PuntledgeMale-10-30-2019 chromosome 30, Oket_V2, whole genome shotgun sequence genomic stretch:
- the LOC127913773 gene encoding claudin-11-like, which translates to MANSCLQLSGFVMSCIGWVGILIATATNDWVVTCKYGMNTCKKMDELGAKGLWAECVISTALYHCISLTQILDLPAYIQTSRALMITGSLLGLPAVGMVLTARPASLWLCVGVSTVWFPIGAHQDQGLMSFGFSLYAGWVGTAFCLLGGAMITCCSTEPSQHYNHHDNDRFYYSKDRGWQPCSTLH; encoded by the exons ATGGCGAACAGCTGTCTCCAGCTCAGCGGTTTTGTGATGAGTTGTATCGGCTGGGTCGGGATCCTTATCGCCACGGCCACCAACGACTGGGTAGTGACATGTAAATACGGCATGAACACCTGCAAGAAGATGGACGAGTTAGGAGCCAAGGGCCTGTGGGCTGAATGTGTCATTTCAACCGCCCTCTATCACTGTATATCACTGACACAGATATTGGACCTACCGG CATACATCCAGACGTCGAGGGCGTTGATGATAACTGGATCCCTCCTGGGGCTGCCTGCAGTGGGGATGGTCCTAACAGCCCGCCCTGCATCTCTCTGG CTCTGTGTGGGGGTGTCCACAGTATGGTTTCCTATCGGAGCCCACCAGGACCAGGGACTCATGTCGTTTGGGTTCAGCCTGTACGCTGGCTGGGTGGGCACGGCCTTCTGTCTCCTGGGAGGGGCCATGATCACCTGCTGTTCTACTGAACCGTCCCAACACTACAATCACCATGACAACGACAGATTCTACTACTCCAAGGACAGGGGCTGGCAACCCTGTTCCACCCTCCACTAA